The proteins below are encoded in one region of Oncorhynchus kisutch isolate 150728-3 linkage group LG14, Okis_V2, whole genome shotgun sequence:
- the LOC109904689 gene encoding neurexophilin-1-like yields MQATCWCAMLLLTPAFYLVTSVHASKGDLLKSGSPKSTLKHIWTESGKDLSISRLLSQTLHGKENTTALDLRYDTPEPYSEQDLWDWLRNSTDLHDSRPRAKRRPMVKTGKFKKMFGWGDFHSNIKTVKLNLLITGKIVDHGNGTFSVYFRHNSTGQGNVSVSLVPPTKIVEFDVAAQQSVIDAKDSKSFNCRIEYEKVEKGARNTLCNFDPSKTCYQEQTQSHVSWLCSKPFKVICIYISFYSTDYKLVQKVCPDYNYHSETPYFPSG; encoded by the coding sequence GTGACAAGTGTACATGCTTCCAAGGGAGACCTCCTCAAATCGGGCAGCCCCAAGTCAACGTTAAAACACATATGGACAGAAAGCGGCAAGGACCTGTCAATCAGCAGGTTGCTGTCACAGACTCTCCATGGCAAAGAGAACACCACGGCCCTGGACCTGCGCTACGACACCCCGGAGCCCTACTCCGAGCAGGACCTCTGGGACTGGCTGAGGAACTCCACCGACCTCCATGATTCTAGACCTAGAGCCAAACGGCGGCCTATGGTCAAGACAGGCAAGTTCAAGAAGATGTTTGGCTGGGGAGACTTCCACTCCAACATCAAGACAGTCAAGCTCAACCTCCTCATCACCGGGAAGATTGTGGACCACGGCAACGGAACCTTCAGCGTCTACTTCAGACACAACTCCACAGGCCAGGGAAACGTGTCTGTGAGTCTCGTCCCGCCAACGAAGATCGTGGAGTTCGACGTGGCAGCCCAGCAGTCCGTGATTGATGCCAAGGATTCCAAGTCCTTCAACTGCCGCATCGAGTACGAGAAGGTGGAGAAGGGCGCCAGGAACACGCTGTGTAACTTCGACCCGTCCAAGACATGTTACCAGGAGCAGACTCAGAGCCACGTCTCCTGGCTCTGTTCCAAGCCCTTTAAAGTAATCTGCATCTACATCTCCTTCTACAGCACTGACTACAAGCTGGTGCAGAAAGTCTGTCCAGACTACAACTACCACAGTGAAACTCCCTACTTCCCCTCTGGCTGA